A single genomic interval of Daucus carota subsp. sativus chromosome 1, DH1 v3.0, whole genome shotgun sequence harbors:
- the LOC108204255 gene encoding 26S proteasome regulatory subunit 6A homolog: protein MAATAVPMVEDTNFEDDQLASMSTDDIARSSRLLDNEIRVLKDELQRTNLEVDSIKEKIKENQEKIKLNKQLPYLVGNIVEILEMNPEDEAEEDGANIDLDSQRKGKCVVLKTSTRQTIFLPVVGLVDPDKLKPGDLVGVNKDSYLILDTLPSEYDSRVKAMEVDEKPTEDYNDIGGLEKQIQELVEAIVLPMTHKERFQKLGVRPPKGVLLYGPPGTGKTLMARACAAQTNATFLKLAGPQLVQMFIGDGAKLVRDAFQLAKEKSPCIIFIDEIDAIGTKRFDSEVSGDREVQRTMLELLNQLDGFSSDDRIKVIAATNRADILDPALMRSGRLDRKIEFPHPTEEARARILQIHSRKMNVHPDVNFEELARSTDDFNGAQLKAVCVEAGMLALRRDATEVNHEDFNEGIIQVQAKKKSSLNYYA from the exons ATGGCGGCGACAGCAGTACCTATGGTAGAAGACACCAACTTCGAGGACGATCAACTCGCATCTATGTCCACCGATGACATTGCTAGGTCTTCTCGTCTCCTCGATAACGAAATTCGAGTCCTCAAG GATGAGCTACAAAGGACAAATCTGGAAGTGGATTCGATAAAGGAAAAAATTAAGGAGAATCAGGAGAAGATTAAACTCAATAAGCAACTTCCTTACTTAGTCGGAAACATCGTTGAG atTTTAGAGATGAACCCAGAGGACGAAGCTGAGGAAGATGGTGCAAATATCGACCTTGACTCACAGAGGAAGGGTAAATGTGTGGTACTGAAAACATCTACACGCCAG ACAATTTTCCTTCCCGTGGTTGGTCTTGTTGATCCCGATAAGCTGAAGCCTGGGGATTTGGTCGGGGTGAATAAGGATAGTTACTTGATCCTGGATACCTTGCCCTCAGAGTACGACTCTCGTGTCAAGGCAATGGAGGTTGATGAAAAACCAACTGAAGACTACAATGACATTGGAGGGTTAGAGAAACAG ATTCAAGAATTAGTTGAAGCTATTGTTTTGCCAATGACACACAAGGAGCGGTTTCAGAAGTTAGGAGTTCGACCTCCCAAAGGTGTGCTCTTATATGGTCCTCCGGGAACTGGAAAGACTTTGATGGCTCGTGCATGTGCTGCCCAAACAAATGCTACATTTCTGAAGCTAGCAGGCCCACAACTTGTTCAG ATGTTCATTGGAGATGGAGCAAAACTTGTTCGTGATGCATTTcaacttgctaaggaaaaatCTCCTTGCATCATATTTATTGATGAAATTGATGCTATTGGCACAAAACGATTCGACAG TGAAGTTAGTGGGGATAGAGAGGTGCAGCGCACCATGCTTGAGCTTCTAAATCAGCTCGATGGTTTTAGCAGTGATGATAGGATCAAG GTGATAGCAGCAACAAATCGAGCCGATATCTTGGATCCTGCTCTCATGCGTTCTGGGCGGTTAGATCGTAAAATTGAGTTTCCCCACCCCACAGAAGAAGCCAGAGCTCGTATCCTGCAG ATCCATTCACGAAAGATGAATGTCCACCCAGACGTGAATTTTGAGGAGCTGGCTAGGTCGACGGATGATTTCAATGGGGCACAATTGAAAGCTGTATGTGTGGAGGCAGGCATGCTAGCTCTTCGTCGTGATGCCACtgag GTGAACCATGAAGATTTCAATGAAGGTATCATCCAGGTCCAGGCAAAGAAGAAATCAAGCTTGAATTACTATGCATAG
- the LOC108223113 gene encoding heavy metal-associated isoprenylated plant protein 7 — MTEKNIEGKDSVPKSDIVLGVLIHCQGCARSICSSLRGFEGVEEIEIDSKNHQVTVKGARADPIKVVERVRKKCGKHVELMTPVLSEEKKEEIKEEQKQEPRLVEITLKVNLHCPGCATDVKQTIHKLQGVVTVETYLKDSIVKVTGSMEPEKIVDLVKKREGKQAVIVKQEKKGGSGKKDDRKKNQTTGGEYQKGGRREKESSSIYANYPSHLVYAPQIFSDENPNACSIM; from the exons ATGACGGAGAAAAATATAGAAGGCAAAGATAGCGTCCCTAAGAGTGATATTGTGTTGGGAGTTCTCATACACTGCCAAGGATGCGCACGTTCAATCTGCAGCTCCTTGCGTGGATTTGAAG GTGTGGAAGAAATTGAAATAGACTCGAAAAATCATCAGGTGACGGTGAAGGGGGCGAGAGCTGATCCGATCAAAGTTGTAGAGAGGGTTCGGAAGAAGTGTGGTAAGCATGTGGAGCTTATGACTCCAGTGTTGTCAgaagagaagaaagaagagaTTAAGGAAGAGCAAAAACAGGAG CCAAGATTGGTTGAAATAACTCTGAAAGTGAATCTGCACTGCCCTGGCTGCGCCACGGATGTGAAGCAAACCATCCACAAATTACAAG GAGTGGTGACAGTGGAAACGTATCTGAAAGACTCGATAGTGAAGGTGACAGGAAGCATGGAACCGGAGAAGATAGTGGACTTGGTGAAGAAAAGGGAAGGAAAGCAGGCAGTGATTGTGAAACAGGAGAAGAAAGGAGGCAGTGGAAAGAAGGATGATCGGAAAAAGAATCAGACGACGGGAGGAGAGTATCAGAAAGGGGGGAGAAGGGAAAAGGAGTCGTCTTCCATTTACGCAAATTATCCCTCACACCTTGTTTATGCCCCTCAGATTTTCAGTGATGAAAATCCTAATGCTTGCTCCATTATGTAA